A window of the Eleutherodactylus coqui strain aEleCoq1 chromosome 8, aEleCoq1.hap1, whole genome shotgun sequence genome harbors these coding sequences:
- the KREMEN2 gene encoding kremen protein 2 — translation MAPYLWDRSTYWKMLVLLLRFVLPVMSQPSMPEQSECFTVNGRDYRGSVNYAGAEKIPCLYWNQTIQHRYNTQSDLSGELGLGNHNYCRNPDSDVQPWCYVSETEEGIYWKYCDILSCHMPGYIGCFVDRGTPTAFNGASGTSKKLTIQTCIQFCRRKGHEYAGVEAGYACFCGSSSDVAVLQMVSSSQCDQICFGRTDELCGGDGKLSVYSVWVGTCHGNFSSISGVLYSPDFPDEYNADRSCLWDIILPGSMAIQIQFQSFHISDPNDVLELKDGETGSLLFQIRGGQEPPNIITFQTDHLQITFQSDREFSGPGYVILYTGLGNLGSSVVPFSETMPSNIVDEGPQAQSSHEHHASRNVWLLLAAGSSVLLLGIGYMMWRYLACDWCAPLLGTSPDHSYCCMLYRHKKVQSGDLTSVNQSSMKSLL, via the exons AGCAATCAGAATGTTTCACGGTAAATGGGAGAGATTATCGGGGGTCAGTTAACTACGCCGGAGCGGAGAAGATTCCCTGTCTTTACTGGAATCAAACAATCCAACATCGCTACAACACGCAATCTGATCTGTCTGGGGAGCTGGGACTTGGAAACCACAATTATTGCAG GAATCCAGACTCTGATGTGCAGCCGTGGTGCTATGTGTCTGAGACGGAAGAAGGAATCTACTGGAAGTATTGCGACATCCTATCATGCCACA TGCCAGGATATATTGGCTGCTTTGTGGATCGGGGCACTCCtactgccttcaatggggctagtggaACATCAAAAAAACTCACCATCCAGACGTGTATCCAATTCTGCCGCCGAAAAGGCCACGAG TATGCGGGTGTAGAGGCCGGCTACGCGTGCTTCTGTGGCAGTTCATCAGATGTGGCTGTTCTACAGATGGTCAGTAGTTCACAGTGTGACCAAATCTGTTTTGGAAGGACCGATGAGCTTTGTGGTGGTGACGGGAAGCTGAGTGTGTACAGTG TATGGGTAGGTACGTGTCATGGAAACTTCTCTTCCATCTCTGGAGTCCTCTACTCACCAGACTTCCCGGATGAGTACAACGCAGACAGGTCATGTCTCTGGGATATAATCCTTCCTGGCAGCATGGCCATACAGATACAGTTTCAGTCCTTTCATATCTCAGACCCCAATGATGTTCTAGAGCTGAAGGACGGAGAAACTGGAAGTCTTCTTTTTCAAATTCGAGGGGGACAAGAACCTCCAAACATTATCACCTTTCAGACAGACCATCTGCAGATAACGTTCCAGTCTGACCGTGAGTTCAGTGGTCCAGGATATGTGATTCTGTACACAG GTCTGGGAAATCTGGGATCATCTGTGGTTCCATTTTCTGAGACAATGCCTTCCAACATTGTAGACGAAGGTCCTCAAGCGCAAAGTAGTCATGAGCACCATGCTTCCAGGAACG TTTGGCTTCTCCTGGCCGCTGGCTCCTCTGTTTTGCTCCTTGGCATTGGATACATGATGTGGAG GTACCTGGCGTGTGATTGGTGCGCTCCTCTTCTGGGAACAAGTCCTGATCATTCGTACTGCTGCATGCTGTACAGACACAAGAAGGTGCAGAGTGGAGACCTCACGAGTGTTAATCAGTCATCTATGAAATCACTACTGTAA